The genomic interval TGGATGTCCACTATTTCTACCTCAAAGATGAGGGTCTTCCCCGCGAGCGGATGGTTGAAGTCGAGGGTGACGCTCTCCTCACCGACCTTCGCTATCTTGGCTATTCCCGAGTCGGTCATGACGTACATCCCTTCAATCGGCTCCAGGCCTGCGTTGGTGAACTCGGAGACGGGAACATCAATAACGAGCTCCGGGTTGGGCATTCCGTAGGCCTTCTCCGGAGGAACGGTGACCGTCTTCTTCTCCCCTATCTCCATGCCTATGAGGGCCTCGTCAAGGCCGGGAATTATCTCACCAACGCCGACGTTGACCCCGAGGGGACCGTACTCCCTCTCCTCAACGTATATGTCGTTTTCCTTGGCGATGTCCTCGTAACTGGTATCAAAAACTTCACCGTTCTCAAATCTGCCCACGTAGTGGAACACCACAAAATCTCCAGCTTCGATCTTCATTTCCTTCAACTCCAAAAGTCTCTTCATGGTGGCTTGACCCGGCGCCTTATAACGGTTTTGGTGTTTTTCCACTTTGAACGATAAACACGGCAACTATATAAAGAACGTCACACCATTTAAAAATGGGTGATATCATGGGACATCTCTCCGAAATTCTTCGGAAGGAATACGGCGACCTCACCGTCAGAGACGTTTATTCCACGAAACTCGGAGATACTGATGTTGAGATAGTCGAGGTCTCAAAGGACGGCGAGAGGTTCATAGCCATGTTCCAGAGCCGTGAGGTGAAGGAAAACCTGTTCAGGTGGTCGCTGATAATAACAAGCGCCAAGCACACAAGAACCCTCAAGGGCATGGATTCCCTAGACGGAATAATCTTGGCCCTCAAGTCAAGCATAGACGCGATGGTTGTTGGGATGGAAGGGTAAAGAAAGGACCTACTCCTCGGGTAGGATGTAGTAAACGTAGTGCGGCCTGTTCGTTACCTCGTCTATGAACACGACCGTCCCGGTCCTGGGGGGCTTGAGGTAGTGAACCTCCCCCTTTCTCGTGGTTACCGCCGCGAAGGCGTCGCCGGTTCTCACCCTGTTCCCGACGTTCGCTATCAGGGTTTTCGTATATCCCTCCACCGGGAGCAGGAGCAGTTCATCGCCCTTCTTCAGGTATATCCTCGTTCTTCCATCTGGGAGGACCAGAACCGCATCCTTGAGCAGCTTACCCTCAATTCTATCAACGTAGAGATAAAACCTGTCGTAAACTTCCTTCGCGAGGAATTTGGGGCCCTCCACATCGATGAAGTCTGGAACTTTTTCACCCCTCTTCAGCCACACCTCAACGTTCCCGCTGATGATAACGCAGTCTTTTATTGCCTCTCTCCCCTCAATGCACTCCTCGGGGGGAGCTTCAACGTAAAGCCTTGGAACCTTCTCCACCGTCATCACCTGACCTTTACCTGGGGGTAAAAGCTTTTAAACCTGCCCTCTCCAAACTCTCTGATAAAAATGTCCACCAGGGTAAAATTCTTGGCCCTCTTTGGACTGCTGTTTTCACTGATGATGCTGATGGCTACTCAGAATGCAACTACCTCAGACCTATCGAGGGGCAGTTCTGCTCCCTGGGCCGGCGTCTTTCTTATTGTTCTCGCGATAGTCGGGCTATTCCTTATTGTGGGCGTCCTTCTTGGGTGGAGGGATCCCTTTCGGAGGCTTGACTCTGAGGGCACGGGCTTTCTCGTCCGGTACATCATGATGACCGTGGGGGGACTGGGAATCGCTCTCGTTCTGTACCTGATTCAAACGAATTCTTCCCCCGGATTCCCGTCAAACAACACCACCGCATTGAACGGCTCGGTGAACGGTTCTCCTCCCCTTCAGTCCACCACCCAATCCCCCGCCTACTACAACAACACCCCGCCGGCATCGACGTTTGGGCGCTCCCTCCCCTCCCAGTACATCCTATATGCGGTTCTCCTTGTGGCAATAGCGGTCTTTGCATACCTTGCCGTGATCCAGTACAGGGATTACCTGCGGAAAAAGGAGCGTAGGGAGATGAAGCTCCGGGCCGAGCTGTTTGATAAAAAACTTGATGAACTCGGTCTTGAGATGTTCGAGAACCCAAGAGAGGCCATTGTGGGAATATACAAGAACGCCGTTCTCTGGCTCAGCTACCTGGGTGTCCCCTACGAGGAGAGCTGGACACACTGGGAACATGTCAGGCATGTGGAGTACATGCACGACGCTTTCATCGAACTGACCCGGCTTTTCGAAAAGGCAAAATATGCCCCCGAAAAAATAACATGGGAGGATGCCGAGAGGGCACTGGAAGTTTATCGCACGATGAGGAGGGGTGTGAATGAAGTTTAATTATGCCCTCGCAATAGCCACGATCCCCCTGGTCATCGCTATAATCGCGGGATCGTACATGGTTAGATGGCTGGCCGTCCTGATTCTGGGCAGCTTTTTGGCCTTTATCCTCTTTAATTTTGAGATACGGGTTCCCCTCCCCAAAAGAAAGCGCCAGCTTAGGGTCAAAAGAAAAACCGACATCGAAAGGATGGTGACCCTCATAGAACGCGCCAAGAAAGGGAAGGTCGCCCGTTCCCTTCTTGAGGAGAAGATAGCCGGAATATACGCCATGCTCTCCGATGATTATGACAAGGCCTTTCACTCCCTCACCTCCGAACCCAACGAGGCGATTAAGGCCCTCCGTTCGGAGGGGGATTTTCTCGATAACCTTGAAAGGGCTCTAAAAATTGTGGAGGAGGATCTATATGAAGATAGAAGAGGTAAGCTCCAAGGGTAATGCCGTCCTTGAGGAGGTCAGGAAAGCCATAGTCGGAAAGGATGAGGTGCTGAAGCTCATACTGACGACAATTCTGGCCGATGGACACATACTCCTAGAAGACCTGCCTGGCCTCGCCAAGACTCTCATGGCAAAGAGCTTTGCGACCGCCTTGGGGGTCAGGTTCAAGCGCGTTCAGTTCACGCCGGATCTTCTCCCCAGCGATATTCTGGGCGTCAGCGTTTTCAACCAGAAAACCCTTGAGTTCGAGTTTAAGAAGGGCCCAATCTTCACGAACATACTCCTTGCCGATGAGATCAACCGTGCCCCACCCAAGACCCAGTCCGCTTTGCTTGAGGCCATGCAGGAAAGGCAGGTTACCGTTGAGGGAAACACCTACGAGCTGGAGAGGCCGTTTATAGTCGTGGCCACCCAGAACCCGATAGAGCAGGAGGGGACTTACCCTCTCCCGGAGGCACAGCTCGACAGATTTCTCGTCAGGCTCCGCGTTGGATATCCCAGCAGGGGTGAGGAAATTGAAATACTCCGGAGGAGGATGGCCAGAAAGAAGGAGGAGGTCGATATAACCCCCATCCTGACTCCAGAGGAGGTCGTCGAGATGCAGAGAACGATAGAGGACGTTTACGTCAGCGACGCAATCCTGGAGTACATAACCGACATAGTCCTGGCAACGAGGGAGGACAAGAAGGAGATAGAGGTTGGGGCATCCCCCAGGGGAAGCCTTGCCCTGCTCAAGCTCTCCAGGGCCTATGCCGCACTTGAGGGCAGGGACTACGTCATTCCCGACGACGTAAAGGCCGTCGCAGTCCCGGCGCTGAGCCACAGGCTCATCCTGAAGAGAGAGCTCTGGTACACGAAGGTCAGCCAGGAGAGTATAATGGCGAAGCTCCTCGAGCGCGTTCCGGTTCCCAAGTTTGAGTGAGGTGAAAAGGTGCAGGCCCAACCCCCGCTCTACGGCACTGTCCCCGTTGAGGAGAAGGAAGAGGCGCCCACGGACAAGATGCTCCCAACGGAGAAGGCAGAGGAGGTTCTCATAGCCCTCTGGCTCATCGTTATGTTCGCCTTCCTTCTCCTGCGCTGGGAGCTGGTGTATCTGACGCTTCCGATAATCTGGCTCATCTTTATAGCGGTGTTCTTCTTCAAACCACGCCTCAACGTCGAGATAGAGCGCTTGATCCCACACAACCGCTTCCTTGAGGGAACTGAAATTGAGATAGTCCTCAGGGTCAAGTCCCACGAGAGGATACCCACCCTGAAGATCACCGAGGACATCCCCCCTGGCCTGGAGCTGGTGGAGGGACACAGGGAGCACGTCCTTTCCCTTCGACCTGGGGATGAGAGGGAGATAAGATACCGGGTTCGGGTTAAGCGCGGAATCCACGAGTTCAACTGGGTAAGACTGAGCTACCGCGACCCATTTGGCTTCTTCAGGATTGACAGAAAGGTGGACGTCTACAGTGAGATAGTGGGCGTTCCAATGATCACTGACGTTCCAACGCCCTACTCCACAAGAGGAACCAAAATAACGGTCGGTCCGCTTCCCTCGCCGAGGGTGGGGGAGGGGGTTGAGTTCCACGCGATCAGGGAGTATCAGCCCGGAGACCCTCTTAAGATAATAAACTGGAAGGCCACCGCGAGAACGGGCAGGATAATGGCCAACGAGTACGAGAGCGAGCGCAAGGTCGATGTCGTCTTCATCGTCGATGCCTCCTACACCGGCAGTGCTGTCTTCGACCACCTGGTTAGGGCGGCCGCTTCACTGATGCTCAACGCCCTCAACAACGGAACCAGCTTTGGCCTCCTGCTTGCGGAAGACGTTCCGCTCTGGGTTCGCATTGACTACGGCAAGAGGCACTTCTTCAAGTGCATAGATTTCCTGAGCACGGCGAAACCCGATAAGAACAACATGATAGCCTATCAGGTCGAACACCTCATAAAAGCGCGCTTTCCCCCAAAAGCCCAGCTCCTGTACTTCTCCCCCCTCCTAACAGAGGAAAGCCGGGAGGCGCTTAAAATAATGGCCAGGTACGGCTACAGAGTAGTTGTCATAAGCCCGAACCCCTACACTGCCTCCAGGCCAAAGAGCCGCGAGGAGGAGCTGGCAGTGAAGCTCTTAACCCTCCAGAGGAGGGCGATGCTGATGAAGATGTCGGCCTACGGGATCATAATAGACTGGGACGTCAGAAAGCCCCTTGAGGCTGCGGTAGCGGAGGTGGTTGGGCTGTGAGGATTAAGAGAAGGCTCTACTCCCTCGTACCGCTGGTTCCCCTCGTTGTACTCCTTGGGATGCGTGATATCAGGACGCTCCTGCTGATCCCCCTGGCGCTCATGGCCGTCCAGTGGTACTTCATGGGTGTGCTTTTCCTGCTGGCAACGTCGGCCTTCCTCATCTATACGAGAACTGGAGGCCTCTATGGCCTCACGGTGATGGTGCTGGCAGTCCTAGCCATTGAGATGGGCTACCTGGACAGGGAGCGCGCCCCGAGGGAACACTATCTCATCCTGATAGCGGCGGTGGCGATGTCCTTTCCGACCTATCTGCTGATGTCGATGCTCTCCCCGGCACTCCCGAGGTTTGAAGTGACCGCACTGGCGGCGCTGCTCCTCGTGGTGCTGTACCTCTTTATATGGTCTGCGGCGTCTTAGATGCTCCAGCTCCCCGTTTTTTTCAGCACTTCTCTCGCCATCTCCAGCCCTTTTTTAACGCACTCCTCAACCCCTCTCCCCCTGGAGTACATCGCCAGAAAACCGCCCGCAAAGGCATCCCCCGCACCGGTGGGATCGACTATCTCGTCCTCGCTTATCGGAAGAGCCGGGAACTCCCTGAACTCGCCGTCGTAGAGCAGAACCCCCCTCTCGCCACGTGTTATCACAACCAGCTTCGCTCCCCACTCGTGGAGCTTTCTGGCGGCCTCTTCCACCGTTGGGGCCCTGGTTATCGTCAACGCTTCCCTCTCGTTGGGGAATATCACCTCGACCCTCGACACTATCTCCCTCATGAGGTCGGTTCTCTCTCTGTAGTCCTCCATGTAGGTAGGGTTAAAATCGAGGCTTACCATCTTACCTTCCAGTCTTTTTAGGGCCTTGAGCTGTTCTTCCGGTGGAATCGGGGCTATATGGAACAGGCCCGCATCCATGTACTCCTCGGGAATTGGGGTCTCGCCCATGTTCCGGGCAACACCCATCTCAACGGGCGCGTCAACGCTCCCGTCCTCGTGGTAAATCATGTATATGTGAATCGTTTTGCCGGGCAGGATTTGAACGCCCCTGACGTCAAGAACGGACGAGAGCTTTTTGAGCCATTCCTTTGGGAAGTCCTCGCCCACCTTGGTTATCAGGCCGACCCTCGCTCCCGCTAAAGCGGCGGATGTAGCCACGGCCGCGGCCGCACCCCCTGGGTAGATTATCTCATCCCTTCCCGGAAACCTGATGTGGTCTATTGAGACGTGACCGAGCACCGCCAGGTCAAGCTTCATGATTATCACCAACACCTGCTTTTTCACAGACTTGTGCCAACCCCTTTAAGCAATTTCCGGTCTGAGTAATCGGCTTCTACCCACACGTTTAGATGAACATCGAAAAGGTTAAAAGCGCCGAAGAGGGAGATTTTATCAAAGAAAACGGGGTGATTTCCATGGAAAGCGTCTTCCAGAACGAGACAGTCAGGGAGATACTTACGAGATACCGCCGCATCTGGGCCATAGGCCACGCCCAGAGCGTCCTCGGCTGGGACATGGAGGTCAACATGCCCAAGGAGGGGATACTTGAGAGGAGCGTCGCCCAGGGCGAGCTTTCCGTCCTGAGCCAGGAGTTCCTCCTCAAGCCGGAGTTCGTCGAGCTGGTGGAGAAGGCTAAATCCATAGAAGGCCTCAACGAGTACGAGAGGGGCGTTGTCAGGGTTCTCGACCGCTCGATAAGGATAAGCCGCTCGTTCCCGCCGGAGTTCCTCAGGGAGATGAGTGAGGTAACGAGCCAGGCGACCAAAGCATGGGAGGAGGCCAAGAGGAGCGACGACTACTCCAAGTTTGAGCCCTGGCTGGACAGGATCATAGACCTCGCCAAGAGGGCGGCTGATTACCTCGGATACGAGGACGAGCCCTACGATGCGCTCCTCGACATGTTCGAGGAAGGACTGACGACCAAAGAAGTTGAGAGGATGTTTGACAGGCTTGAGAGGGAGCTCAAACCCCTCCTTGAGAGGATAATGGAGGAGGGTAAGGTTCCCCGGAGCCACCCGCTTGAGAAGGAGAAGTACGAGAGGGAGTGGATGGAGCGCGTAAACGTATGGATACTCCAGAAGTTTGGCTATCCGCTTGGGGTTCGCGCGAGACTGGACGTCTCTGCCCACCCGTTCACGACGGAGTTCGGTATCCGCGATGTCAGGATAACCACCAGGTATGAGGGCTACGACTTCAGGAGAACTATACTGAGCACCGTCCACGAATTCGGTCACGCGCTCTACGAGCTTCAGCAGGACGAGAGGTTCATGTTCAGTCCGATTGCCGGCGGCGTCTCCCTCGGAATCCACGAGAGCCAGAGCCGCTTCTGGGAGAACATCGTTGGAAGGAGCATGGAGTTCGCGGAGCTCATACACCCCGTTCTCAGGGAGAACCTGCCCTTCATGGCGAACTACACTCCTGAGGACGTCTACCTGTACTTCAACATGGTTCGCCCGGACTTCATCAGGACCGAGTCAGACGTCGTCACCTACAACTTCCACATCCTGCTCCGCTTCAAGCTCGAAAGGATGATGCTCAACGAGGGCGTCAAGGCGAGGGATTTACCCGAGCTCTGGAACGAAGAGATGGAGAGCCTCCTCGGCATAAGGCCGAAGAGCTACGCCGAGGGAATTCTGCAGGACATCCACTGGGCGCATGGAACCGTCGGCTACTTCCCGACCTACAGCATAGGAACGCTCCTCTCGGCCCAGCTCTACTACCACATGAAGAAGGATATTAACGTGGAAGAGCACATCGCCAGTGCGGACTTCGGGCCGATGAAGGCCTGGCTCCGCGAGAAGATCCACAGGTACGGCTCGATCTATCCACCGAAGGAGCTCCTGAAGAACTCCATCGGCGAGGAACTCGACCCGAGCTACTTCATCCGCTGGGTGAAGGAGAGGTACCTCTGAATTTTCCTTCCTTTTTGGGTGGTTCGTTTAGTGAAGAAAGATAAACCGAGGTTCAACGCGGACAACGGCTACGCTTTGATGTTATCTTCGGGATACATGACTAGGGGGAATACATGGCGGCCAAAAAGCGTATCGATGAGATTGAGAGGGAGTTTGAGGGGTTCGCTAGGTGAGCGGCTCCCCCACCCACCCCACCGGTTCGACCTCTATCGCCGCAACGCCGTACTTCTTTTCTTTCTCCTCGCTGTAGAACCGCCTGTAAACTTTCACGCCCTCTTCTATGCTCTCCACACCCGGCAAAACGTTCCCAAGACCCTCTTTCTCCAGCATCTCCCTGAAAGATGAGTAGACGCGGACGTCCTTCACCACGCACATGAGCTTGTTCTCGAAGATTATCGTGTCTCCGGGCCTTATCCCCTGCCTCTTCTCGTCGTACAAGCGACCCTCGACCTTCTTTCTTCCCTCCGCTATGGCCTTAAGATACTCCTCTTGGAGACCCATCTTCCACGTTGCCATCCAACCACCTCACAGGAGGGTTCTGACTATGGCGGGGCTTATCTTTATCAGCCTTGCGAGGAGCTTTGGCCTCTTAAGTATTGCCTTCGCGGTCTTCACGTGGTCATCGAAATCCGCTTGGGTTTCTATTATCTCTCTCGCCTCAGGACTTCCAAGGACTTCGAAGACCTTTTCGATGTCGTCCTGGCTCATGCCGAGGAACACCCTCCTGAAGCGGAGCCCGAAGCCCACCTGCTTCCTGACGAAGGAACAGCCCTTCTCATAGTCCCGGAGCCTTCCATCGAGGAGAGCCCTCCGGAGGACGTGGGCGCAGTACATCCCGTACACTATTCCCCCCGCGGTGGTGGGCTTTATCTGAAGCGCCGCATCGCCGACTAGCGCAACGTTGCCCTTAACCCAGGGCTTCCTCACCCCGAAGCCGACGCTTCCGCTCTTGAACTCGACTATCGAGGTTGGCTTCAGCATCCTTATCTTCAGGAACCTGTGGAAGGCGTCGAGGCTTCCGAACGTCCCTACCCTGGCTACGCTCTCGCTAACAGGAGCCACCCAGAAGAAGAACTCGGGGTTTATGTCCCTGTTCACCCAGACCTCGACGAAGTCCCTCTTGAATTCCCCAACCACCTCGGTCTCATAACCGCTCAGAAACTCCGCCTTCGTTTGAGCCCCTATCGCCTTCGCCACAGTGCTGTTCACGCCGTCGGCCCCGATGTAGAAATCCGCCTCCATCTCGATCCTCTCTCCGAGCCTCTGGAGGACGGCCTTTCCATTTTTGAATCCCTGGAATGTGGTCGCCATATAGTAGTCCACACCCTTTTTGACGGCTCTCTCTGCCAGCCACCTCTCAAGGGCTTTCCTGTCCACGAGGTATGCCTGGGGCGATTTTCTCTCTATCTCAAAGCTCTGTATCCTGGAGTAGAAAACCGCCCCGCGGAGCTTGTTTAAAACTGCGCTCTCCGGAAGGCCAAGCCTCTCGTAGTTCTCGGCCCCTATTATGCCGGTGCAGGCCTTTCCCCCCAAGGAGCCCTTTCTCTCCACAACCGCCACACTAAATTCCCTCGCGAGCAGGTTGGCGAGGTAGCTGCCAACCGGCCCGGCCCCGATGATAAGAACGTCGTACCTCATTCTCACCCACCGGGGGGAGTGCGTTTTAAAACCTAAAAACCTAACCTTTCCGGTGGTACCATGAAAGTGCTCGTGACGGGATTTGAGCCCTTTGGCGGCGAGGAGATAAACCCCTCCTGGGAAGCTGTTTCAGGGCTTCCGGACGAGATTGGTGGGGCCGAGATAGTAAAGCA from Thermococcus sp. carries:
- a CDS encoding ASCH domain-containing protein; this encodes MATWKMGLQEEYLKAIAEGRKKVEGRLYDEKRQGIRPGDTIIFENKLMCVVKDVRVYSSFREMLEKEGLGNVLPGVESIEEGVKVYRRFYSEEKEKKYGVAAIEVEPVGWVGEPLT
- a CDS encoding DUF58 domain-containing protein codes for the protein MLPTEKAEEVLIALWLIVMFAFLLLRWELVYLTLPIIWLIFIAVFFFKPRLNVEIERLIPHNRFLEGTEIEIVLRVKSHERIPTLKITEDIPPGLELVEGHREHVLSLRPGDEREIRYRVRVKRGIHEFNWVRLSYRDPFGFFRIDRKVDVYSEIVGVPMITDVPTPYSTRGTKITVGPLPSPRVGEGVEFHAIREYQPGDPLKIINWKATARTGRIMANEYESERKVDVVFIVDASYTGSAVFDHLVRAAASLMLNALNNGTSFGLLLAEDVPLWVRIDYGKRHFFKCIDFLSTAKPDKNNMIAYQVEHLIKARFPPKAQLLYFSPLLTEESREALKIMARYGYRVVVISPNPYTASRPKSREEELAVKLLTLQRRAMLMKMSAYGIIIDWDVRKPLEAAVAEVVGL
- a CDS encoding NAD(P)/FAD-dependent oxidoreductase, giving the protein MRYDVLIIGAGPVGSYLANLLAREFSVAVVERKGSLGGKACTGIIGAENYERLGLPESAVLNKLRGAVFYSRIQSFEIERKSPQAYLVDRKALERWLAERAVKKGVDYYMATTFQGFKNGKAVLQRLGERIEMEADFYIGADGVNSTVAKAIGAQTKAEFLSGYETEVVGEFKRDFVEVWVNRDINPEFFFWVAPVSESVARVGTFGSLDAFHRFLKIRMLKPTSIVEFKSGSVGFGVRKPWVKGNVALVGDAALQIKPTTAGGIVYGMYCAHVLRRALLDGRLRDYEKGCSFVRKQVGFGLRFRRVFLGMSQDDIEKVFEVLGSPEAREIIETQADFDDHVKTAKAILKRPKLLARLIKISPAIVRTLL
- a CDS encoding peptidylprolyl isomerase gives rise to the protein MKIEAGDFVVFHYVGRFENGEVFDTSYEDIAKENDIYVEEREYGPLGVNVGVGEIIPGLDEALIGMEIGEKKTVTVPPEKAYGMPNPELVIDVPVSEFTNAGLEPIEGMYVMTDSGIAKIAKVGEESVTLDFNHPLAGKTLIFEVEIVDIQKAKEEEASSGDVEA
- a CDS encoding carbohydrate kinase family protein; translated protein: MKLDLAVLGHVSIDHIRFPGRDEIIYPGGAAAAVATSAALAGARVGLITKVGEDFPKEWLKKLSSVLDVRGVQILPGKTIHIYMIYHEDGSVDAPVEMGVARNMGETPIPEEYMDAGLFHIAPIPPEEQLKALKRLEGKMVSLDFNPTYMEDYRERTDLMREIVSRVEVIFPNEREALTITRAPTVEEAARKLHEWGAKLVVITRGERGVLLYDGEFREFPALPISEDEIVDPTGAGDAFAGGFLAMYSRGRGVEECVKKGLEMAREVLKKTGSWSI
- a CDS encoding DUF2118 family protein produces the protein MEKVPRLYVEAPPEECIEGREAIKDCVIISGNVEVWLKRGEKVPDFIDVEGPKFLAKEVYDRFYLYVDRIEGKLLKDAVLVLPDGRTRIYLKKGDELLLLPVEGYTKTLIANVGNRVRTGDAFAAVTTRKGEVHYLKPPRTGTVVFIDEVTNRPHYVYYILPEE
- a CDS encoding carboxypeptidase M32 — its product is MESVFQNETVREILTRYRRIWAIGHAQSVLGWDMEVNMPKEGILERSVAQGELSVLSQEFLLKPEFVELVEKAKSIEGLNEYERGVVRVLDRSIRISRSFPPEFLREMSEVTSQATKAWEEAKRSDDYSKFEPWLDRIIDLAKRAADYLGYEDEPYDALLDMFEEGLTTKEVERMFDRLERELKPLLERIMEEGKVPRSHPLEKEKYEREWMERVNVWILQKFGYPLGVRARLDVSAHPFTTEFGIRDVRITTRYEGYDFRRTILSTVHEFGHALYELQQDERFMFSPIAGGVSLGIHESQSRFWENIVGRSMEFAELIHPVLRENLPFMANYTPEDVYLYFNMVRPDFIRTESDVVTYNFHILLRFKLERMMLNEGVKARDLPELWNEEMESLLGIRPKSYAEGILQDIHWAHGTVGYFPTYSIGTLLSAQLYYHMKKDINVEEHIASADFGPMKAWLREKIHRYGSIYPPKELLKNSIGEELDPSYFIRWVKERYL
- a CDS encoding DUF4129 domain-containing protein, with the translated sequence MSTRVKFLALFGLLFSLMMLMATQNATTSDLSRGSSAPWAGVFLIVLAIVGLFLIVGVLLGWRDPFRRLDSEGTGFLVRYIMMTVGGLGIALVLYLIQTNSSPGFPSNNTTALNGSVNGSPPLQSTTQSPAYYNNTPPASTFGRSLPSQYILYAVLLVAIAVFAYLAVIQYRDYLRKKERREMKLRAELFDKKLDELGLEMFENPREAIVGIYKNAVLWLSYLGVPYEESWTHWEHVRHVEYMHDAFIELTRLFEKAKYAPEKITWEDAERALEVYRTMRRGVNEV
- a CDS encoding MoxR family ATPase; this translates as MKIEEVSSKGNAVLEEVRKAIVGKDEVLKLILTTILADGHILLEDLPGLAKTLMAKSFATALGVRFKRVQFTPDLLPSDILGVSVFNQKTLEFEFKKGPIFTNILLADEINRAPPKTQSALLEAMQERQVTVEGNTYELERPFIVVATQNPIEQEGTYPLPEAQLDRFLVRLRVGYPSRGEEIEILRRRMARKKEEVDITPILTPEEVVEMQRTIEDVYVSDAILEYITDIVLATREDKKEIEVGASPRGSLALLKLSRAYAALEGRDYVIPDDVKAVAVPALSHRLILKRELWYTKVSQESIMAKLLERVPVPKFE